One Sodalis praecaptivus DNA segment encodes these proteins:
- a CDS encoding MarR family winged helix-turn-helix transcriptional regulator, which produces MNLLRQQALMAFTVSLVPIARAYRARADKVVAPLGLSAAIAWPLVLIGRHPEGIRPGSLSMELGIEGPSLVRSLNQLVDAGLVLRQEDSVDKRAKILFLTEAGAQISVRIENLLNALRETLFAGIPQADIEICLRTFSLLEQRLGINGLSTLDSDDAGTKD; this is translated from the coding sequence ATGAATTTACTCCGTCAACAAGCTTTGATGGCCTTCACGGTGTCCTTGGTGCCCATCGCGCGCGCCTATCGCGCCCGCGCCGATAAAGTGGTGGCGCCGCTGGGTCTGTCCGCCGCCATCGCTTGGCCGCTGGTGCTCATCGGGCGCCACCCGGAAGGTATTCGTCCCGGCAGTTTGTCCATGGAACTCGGTATCGAGGGGCCGTCCCTGGTGCGTTCGCTTAATCAACTGGTGGACGCCGGTCTGGTACTGCGCCAGGAAGACAGCGTCGACAAGCGCGCCAAAATACTGTTTCTTACCGAGGCCGGCGCGCAAATCAGCGTGCGTATCGAAAACCTGCTCAATGCGTTACGCGAAACGCTCTTTGCCGGCATTCCCCAGGCCGATATCGAGATCTGCCTGCGCACCTTCAGCCTGCTGGAGCAGCGGCTGGGCATTAATGGACTGTCCACTTTGGATAGCGACGACGCCGGCACAAAGGACTGA
- a CDS encoding LysR family transcriptional regulator, translated as MNEPWARLPALSLKQMQYFVTLARLRHFTDTAHRLAISQPALSSALRQIETVLGGKLINRSAQSVTLTERGALLLPYAERLLNVAQNSFEDMHAIMRTGGGGRLRIGLVPSVGALLFPALTDWMAAHYPAVAMEFLDNTNDGLVAAVANGSLDIGIGILDSTVPAEIETLVLQEDHFVAVIHRDDPLAAQPHLPWRLLTPRDIALFHKGNSNLLMMAMIESHRLTLRLRYRVDFLETLYGLARARLAVAIVPKLYTHLLNDPALRVIALQQPVVERKVVLMRRRGAPPPPPMDGCISGLISLLARR; from the coding sequence ATGAACGAACCCTGGGCACGACTGCCCGCGCTGTCTCTCAAGCAAATGCAGTACTTCGTTACCCTGGCCCGGCTGCGTCACTTTACCGATACGGCCCACCGTCTCGCCATCAGCCAGCCGGCGCTCAGCAGCGCGCTACGCCAGATAGAAACCGTGCTTGGCGGCAAGCTTATCAACCGCTCGGCGCAATCGGTCACCTTGACAGAACGCGGCGCGCTGCTGCTGCCCTACGCCGAACGGCTGCTGAACGTTGCGCAGAACAGCTTTGAAGATATGCACGCCATTATGCGCACCGGCGGCGGCGGGCGGCTGCGTATCGGGCTGGTACCGTCGGTGGGGGCGCTGCTGTTTCCGGCGCTGACCGATTGGATGGCCGCTCACTACCCCGCGGTGGCGATGGAATTCCTCGATAACACCAACGACGGTCTGGTGGCCGCGGTCGCCAACGGTTCGCTGGATATCGGCATCGGCATACTGGATTCCACGGTGCCGGCGGAGATAGAGACCCTGGTGCTGCAAGAAGATCATTTTGTCGCGGTAATACACCGCGACGATCCGCTCGCGGCACAGCCTCATCTGCCGTGGCGGTTACTGACGCCGCGGGATATCGCGCTGTTTCATAAAGGCAATAGCAATCTGCTGATGATGGCGATGATTGAAAGTCACCGTCTTACCCTGCGCCTGCGCTATCGCGTGGATTTCCTGGAAACGCTGTACGGGCTGGCGCGCGCCCGGCTGGCGGTCGCCATTGTCCCCAAACTTTATACCCATCTGCTAAACGATCCGGCGCTGCGGGTCATCGCTTTGCAGCAGCCGGTCGTGGAGCGTAAAGTCGTGCTGATGCGCCGCCGCGGCGCCCCTCCGCCGCCGCCCATGGACGGCTGTATTAGCGGTTTGATAAGCCTGCTGGCGCGGCGCTAA
- a CDS encoding adenine deaminase: protein MSPLSPSLRRRAVQAALGEIPFDRLLVNGRIIDMVTGEIRAADIGIVGPLIASVHPRGQFSAARSVDCLAERLVAPGLIDTHVHVESAHLLPAHYAQTVVAQGTTTIFWDPHELANVLGVAGVRFAVDSSRDLPLRVIVSAPSSVPSTPGLECAGAEIGGAEMTEMLGWPEVAGVAEVMDMAGVLQGSGKMQAILQAGAQSGKLIEGHARGLSGAALQAYLAAGVGSDHELTSADDALEKLRAGLTLQIRGSHPYLLPDIAAALKTLPHLSAQIVLCTDDVPPDMLQSQGGLIALVRLLVSHGLRAEDVLRMATLNAAQRLRRNDLGLVAAGRLADLVVFDSLTELTPLTVYSNGEPVARDGQALLTPTLPPPPQALLNTMKLPPCQAADFQLRVAGIRHGWARLRTIKGARFTEWGERQVTVRDGVVQLPPEVNIIWVRHRHGRHEAPPRLALLEGWGELRGAIATSYSHDAHNLVVLGRGEQDMMLAANAVIASGGGMAVAQNGELLAQVAMPIAGMLSPLPLEQLAPRFAALRAASGRVADWQAPYRVFKAIEGTCLACNAGPHLTDLGLTDGTLRTLVDPLVACGSTP from the coding sequence ATGTCACCCCTATCCCCCTCTTTACGCCGCCGCGCGGTGCAAGCGGCGCTGGGTGAAATTCCCTTCGATCGGCTGCTCGTCAATGGCCGGATTATCGATATGGTGACCGGCGAAATTCGCGCGGCCGATATCGGTATCGTTGGTCCGCTCATCGCCAGCGTCCACCCGCGCGGACAATTCAGCGCGGCCCGCAGCGTCGACTGTCTGGCCGAGCGGCTGGTGGCGCCGGGGCTAATTGATACCCATGTCCATGTCGAAAGCGCTCATTTGCTGCCGGCCCATTATGCCCAGACCGTAGTGGCGCAAGGTACTACCACCATTTTCTGGGATCCCCACGAGCTGGCCAACGTGCTGGGCGTGGCGGGGGTGCGCTTTGCGGTGGACAGCAGCCGCGATCTGCCTTTGCGGGTGATCGTCAGTGCGCCCTCCAGCGTACCTTCAACGCCGGGGCTGGAGTGCGCCGGCGCGGAGATCGGCGGCGCGGAAATGACGGAAATGCTGGGCTGGCCGGAGGTGGCGGGCGTCGCCGAGGTCATGGACATGGCCGGTGTGTTGCAGGGCAGCGGCAAAATGCAGGCTATTTTGCAGGCCGGTGCGCAGAGCGGCAAGCTCATCGAAGGTCACGCCCGCGGTCTGAGCGGTGCGGCGTTGCAAGCTTACCTGGCCGCGGGGGTAGGATCGGATCATGAGCTGACCTCCGCCGATGACGCGCTGGAGAAGCTCCGCGCCGGTCTGACATTGCAAATTCGCGGCTCGCACCCGTACCTGTTGCCGGACATCGCCGCCGCGCTGAAAACCTTACCCCATCTGTCGGCGCAAATTGTGCTCTGTACTGATGATGTGCCGCCGGACATGTTGCAAAGCCAGGGGGGGCTGATTGCGCTGGTGCGGCTGCTGGTTTCCCACGGACTCCGGGCGGAAGACGTGCTGCGCATGGCCACGCTGAACGCGGCGCAGCGCCTGCGGCGCAACGACCTGGGACTGGTGGCCGCCGGTCGGTTGGCGGATCTGGTGGTGTTTGACTCGCTGACCGAGCTCACGCCGCTTACGGTTTACAGCAACGGCGAGCCGGTCGCCCGCGATGGGCAAGCGCTGCTGACGCCCACACTCCCGCCACCGCCGCAGGCGCTGCTGAACACTATGAAATTACCCCCCTGCCAAGCGGCGGATTTCCAACTGCGCGTGGCGGGCATCCGCCACGGCTGGGCTCGATTACGCACGATCAAAGGGGCGCGTTTTACCGAATGGGGGGAGCGCCAGGTGACGGTGCGCGACGGCGTGGTACAACTGCCTCCCGAGGTAAATATTATCTGGGTCCGCCACCGTCACGGCCGCCATGAGGCGCCTCCCCGGTTGGCGCTGCTGGAAGGATGGGGCGAACTGCGCGGGGCGATCGCCACCTCTTACTCCCACGACGCCCATAATCTGGTGGTTTTGGGCCGCGGTGAACAGGATATGATGCTGGCCGCCAACGCCGTTATCGCCAGCGGCGGCGGCATGGCGGTAGCGCAAAACGGCGAGCTGCTGGCGCAGGTGGCGATGCCGATTGCCGGCATGCTCTCCCCGCTGCCGCTGGAGCAACTGGCGCCGCGCTTTGCCGCTTTGCGCGCCGCCAGCGGGCGGGTGGCGGATTGGCAGGCGCCGTATCGCGTATTCAAGGCCATCGAAGGTACCTGCCTGGCCTGTAATGCCGGACCCCACTTGACCGATCTGGGGTTGACCGACGGCACGCTGCGCACCCTGGTGGACCCGCTAGTGGCGTGCGGCAGTACGCCCTAG
- a CDS encoding NCS2 family permease: MADPIDSRGTLPRQNWLHRRFRLEARQTTVKRETIAGITGFLAAAYLLIVIPGLLAAGGMDKGAATTGTLIVFVISTLIMAFYGNLPFMVGPGIGGSVLVGVTLAGSEGVPWSIGLGIACWSGVLFLLLTVLGLREVVTRAVPQSIKLGLTASIGIFVAMLGFRNAGLVLANAKSSALMLGDFTAPGACVALFGLLVAIGLQARRVPGAILWAILLATLAGIPAGITHLPARWLALPHSVLPVWGQVDLLGALNIALLPYLFVFFASEFFSTMGTTLAVGGDAGLLDEQGNMPQINRPFLVDAIAATLGPWVGIPAATALIESSASAEAGGKTGLTALVAAGMFLLMFVLTPVALMIPKQATAPALILIGLTMFSALRKVDLSSFTDALPVLLMVMITLIANSFGTGIAGGLLCYVAIKLVAGKGGEVSPGLYLLAIPLLYYFATLVK, translated from the coding sequence ATGGCTGACCCTATCGACAGCCGGGGCACGCTGCCCCGGCAGAACTGGCTTCACCGCCGCTTCCGGCTGGAGGCGCGGCAGACTACGGTAAAGCGCGAAACGATTGCCGGCATAACCGGCTTCCTCGCCGCCGCCTATTTGCTGATTGTGATCCCCGGTCTGCTGGCCGCCGGCGGCATGGATAAGGGCGCCGCCACCACGGGGACCCTTATCGTGTTTGTCATCAGCACGCTTATCATGGCCTTTTACGGCAATCTGCCATTCATGGTAGGGCCGGGCATCGGCGGATCGGTGTTGGTCGGCGTTACGCTTGCCGGCAGCGAGGGTGTCCCCTGGAGCATCGGGCTAGGTATCGCCTGCTGGTCGGGGGTATTGTTCTTGCTGTTGACGGTGCTGGGGCTCAGGGAAGTGGTCACCCGCGCGGTACCTCAATCCATTAAGCTAGGCTTGACCGCCTCCATCGGTATCTTCGTGGCGATGCTGGGCTTTCGCAATGCCGGATTGGTGCTGGCCAATGCCAAAAGCAGCGCGTTAATGCTGGGGGATTTCACCGCCCCCGGCGCCTGCGTGGCGCTGTTTGGCCTCCTGGTGGCGATTGGTCTACAGGCGCGCAGGGTACCGGGCGCCATTTTGTGGGCGATACTGCTGGCGACCCTGGCGGGGATCCCGGCCGGGATCACCCATCTGCCGGCGCGCTGGCTGGCGCTGCCCCATTCCGTGCTGCCGGTATGGGGCCAGGTGGATCTGCTTGGCGCGTTAAATATCGCGCTACTGCCTTACTTATTCGTTTTTTTCGCCTCGGAGTTCTTCTCTACCATGGGGACTACGCTGGCGGTAGGCGGTGACGCCGGTCTGCTGGATGAGCAGGGCAATATGCCGCAAATCAACCGGCCGTTTCTGGTGGACGCCATCGCCGCCACGCTCGGCCCCTGGGTGGGTATTCCGGCCGCCACGGCGCTGATCGAGTCGTCGGCGTCGGCAGAAGCCGGCGGCAAAACCGGCCTGACCGCGCTGGTGGCCGCCGGGATGTTTTTGCTGATGTTTGTCCTGACGCCGGTGGCGCTGATGATCCCGAAACAGGCCACGGCACCGGCGCTGATTCTGATTGGTTTAACGATGTTCAGCGCGCTGCGCAAAGTTGATCTGTCGTCGTTTACCGATGCGCTGCCGGTGCTGTTAATGGTGATGATTACCCTTATCGCCAACAGTTTCGGCACCGGCATCGCCGGAGGGCTGCTGTGTTACGTGGCGATCAAACTTGTTGCCGGCAAGGGGGGTGAGGTGTCCCCCGGGCTGTACCTGCTGGCCATTCCGCTGCTCTACTACTTCGCCACGCTGGTGAAATAG
- a CDS encoding glycoside hydrolase family 88/105 protein gives MTIFSVKHSALLRQPEYLLSRERLKALIEKVTDNLVNITDERGEFLLRLDDGRVIDTKGWAAGWEWTHGVGLYGIYQYYQQTGDDRMRAIIDDWFTQQLAQGTPTKNVNTVCPFLTLAYRYEETGNPAWRPYLERWAEWAMYDMPRTEKQGMQHIVYNNENHQQMWDDTLMMTVLPLAKIGKLLHRPEFVEEATYQFLLHVQYLMDRQTGLWFHGWSFDGNHNFANARWARGNSWLTVVIPEFIELLDLPAHDATRRFLLQVLQSQVSALAACQDDSGLWHTLLDDPDSYLESSATAGFAYGILKGIRKRYLDARWQPVAEKAVRGVIERINDRGELTQVSFGTAMGAELDYYRQIPLTSMPYGQAMAILCLGEYLRVYL, from the coding sequence ATGACGATTTTCAGCGTAAAGCACAGTGCCCTGCTGCGGCAGCCGGAATACCTCCTTTCGCGCGAACGTTTAAAGGCGCTGATTGAGAAAGTGACCGATAACCTGGTAAATATTACCGATGAGCGCGGCGAATTTCTGCTGCGGCTGGACGATGGGCGGGTGATTGATACCAAAGGCTGGGCCGCCGGCTGGGAATGGACCCACGGCGTCGGTTTGTACGGCATTTATCAGTATTACCAGCAAACGGGCGACGACCGTATGCGCGCCATTATCGATGATTGGTTCACCCAACAATTGGCGCAGGGCACGCCGACCAAAAACGTCAATACCGTTTGTCCGTTTCTCACCCTGGCCTATCGCTATGAAGAGACCGGCAATCCGGCCTGGCGTCCCTACCTGGAACGCTGGGCGGAGTGGGCCATGTATGACATGCCGCGCACCGAAAAGCAGGGCATGCAGCATATCGTCTACAATAACGAAAATCACCAGCAGATGTGGGACGATACGCTGATGATGACCGTGCTGCCGCTGGCAAAAATCGGCAAGTTGCTGCACCGCCCCGAATTCGTCGAAGAGGCTACTTACCAGTTTCTGCTGCATGTGCAATATCTGATGGATAGGCAAACCGGCTTATGGTTCCACGGCTGGAGTTTTGACGGCAACCATAATTTCGCCAACGCGCGCTGGGCGCGGGGCAACAGCTGGCTGACGGTGGTGATCCCCGAATTCATTGAACTGCTGGATCTCCCTGCCCATGACGCCACCCGGCGTTTTCTGTTGCAGGTGCTGCAAAGCCAGGTCAGCGCTCTGGCCGCCTGCCAGGACGACAGCGGCTTATGGCACACGCTGCTAGACGATCCCGACTCCTACTTGGAAAGTTCCGCCACCGCGGGTTTCGCTTACGGTATTTTGAAGGGGATCCGTAAGCGCTATCTGGATGCTCGCTGGCAGCCGGTGGCGGAAAAAGCGGTGCGCGGCGTGATTGAAAGGATCAATGACCGCGGCGAGTTGACGCAGGTGTCGTTCGGCACCGCGATGGGCGCCGAACTGGATTATTATCGTCAAATTCCCCTGACCTCCATGCCCTACGGCCAGGCGATGGCGATCCTCTGCCTGGGCGAGTATCTGCGCGTGTACCTATAG